CCTGAAAAGGatatctgtcttttctctttacaTTAAGCTACCTATAATGTAGAGTATGCTTATTAGTCTTCTGGCTTTACATGGCAATGGTTGCAAAGGACCATAGTGAACTGGAGGATGGACAGGATGTGTGATTATTGGCCATACACTGCTGAAATAACAATAACCAGGACAGTGAAATGATGTGACATTTTGGGGTTTGTAAATTCGAGTACTCAATCATTGGCTGTCCTACATACAGTCGATGTAACAGTCACATCATTGTCCTGCAGTTAGAAAACATTGGGACTTTATATGTGAGATTTTTTGCCCTGAGACACGCATTCATTCTTAGTACAAATATAGTGTTAGTATTATATTTGTGTCTGACAGTGAAAaaagatgtgtgttttctttttaaattgcaCAGTTTAGGCAGAATTATGAGGTATTTTATGTGCTTTTATAAAGGTTGAGCTTTATAGGTTGCACTCTGATCTTTGCCTGCTCAGCTGTAGTGGTTGTTACTGCTCACTGACTACTGtgatctttttatttcatttcaaactgaaacataaaacacatcactCTGACCGAGAAATCCAGAGGGCATTGAATATAACTTGTTGCAACATCTTACATGTTGATCTTGTGTCCATCTGTTCATGGTgtttgaatctctctctctctctctctctctctctctctctctctctctctctctctctctctctctctctctctctctctctctctctctctctctctctctctctctctctctctctctctctctctctctctctctctctttgttgcTTTGTAGACAAGACATCAGACAAGCCAAAGTCTGGGACATTGAGAAGTCCCCCGAAAGGTTTTGACACCAGTATCATCAGCAAAACCTACTACAATGTGGTGAGCATTACACTCTtacaatactgtgtgtgtgtgtgtgtgtttgttaggaCTCTGCGTATTATTTTATGATGACCAAAAATGATCCTCTCAATCGTGGAAAGAAGATGAAAATCTACAGGTTCTCACTTTGACTTTTATAATGAGgatttaaatatgtaatatagGTCAGGTTACATGTTGGTATTTTGTGATGAAAGTTACGGCCAAATTACATCATGCACGATCACACTAGTCGTTGCAGACTGCGTCCACTATAATCAACTGAAGCTGCTGCACTGACTCACgtaaaaatcaatttttttaTATGACTAGTCTATTGTTTTCTCCCTTACGAGCAGATATGCAAATCTCCATCAGTTAAAAACTACatagaaatgtgtaaaaatgagtacaaattaaaaataaataccttGTTGTATCATTGACAACACAGCAttgcacattaaaataaatcaatcaaatcaatgtgTGTTCATGATCCTCTAGTTCATTAGTTCAGTACCAGTTAATATAGGATACGCTTCCAAACCCTGCATAACCAACTGCAGAGTCGGTGTAGCAGGTAGAAAACCTTGCTGTGTCCCGTCTGGTGTATTTCAACTGTTAAAAATGCAGCTAGGGCAAATTCACAGGTAACAATTGAATTTTGAGGATGAATATCTCCATTGTATCTTGGATGCTTTCAGGGTTTCCTGGCACAGTTTTAGGGATTAGACTGATGGAGTGAACCGAGTTAATGGATGATTGTCACATGTGTGCCTGCTTTACTAGACTGTTAGAATCAATTATTTTTCATCCGCACACGCGATTAATGACCAGGGCGCATTAGATtgctatgtctgtgtgtgtgtgagcatgttatAATTTGTGGATCATGCAGGGCTCCctgtctctgcatgtgtgtgtgtgagtgcagcagatgtaatgtaGGTTATTTCTTCCATTCCAGTGGTTTCTGGGGCAGCCTTGCCCCAGGGTTGCTgctgtcggtgtgtgtgtgtgtgtgtgtgtgtgtgtgtgtgtgtgagtgagtgagagtgagagagagagagagagtgagagagagagagtgtttgtgtgtatttttaataatgCAACAAGCTGCCACAGTCTCCCTAGGCAGTCCGTCTTTGGTTGGAGTacctgagtctctctctctcatatacaGACAGGCCGTGCCTGAAGTCAACACTGTTCCCAGAACAGAAATGTCcagaaaaaaagttataaacAAAAGCGCTTTTTTCTGTCCTCAATGGATTTCACCCAAAAAGCTTCAGAACAGAagcatgtataaaaataagaTGCATGCTTTAGGCttttttatgagtgtgtgtctgtagtctgtctacatttttgtttaaaatactCATAGTTTCACTATATTCTTGTTGCTGATGCACTCACatcctctctgtgtcctcttgGGCATGCACACTTTTAATCAAAAAGGAAAATAGATAAGAAATGAATTATTGATCAGTGTTGGGAGTTGTTTTATCTGAAGTTCAACTTTTACTTATGTGTCATCACCCAAAACCGCAATATCAAAGGTTTCTGATATTGTTGAGAGCCAATTAGCGTGTCTAGTCAGACTCATTGAAAGCTACTCGAGACAGTGTTACAGCCCCCGCAGGATCTGATCGCTCTCTTTCCATTAGCTTATTACAAAATACACTTCCCAGTGGAGTTATTTCAACTCACCAGCTGCGATGCTGTGTTTGGGTCTTATCTTACTTCCAGAAATGTGTTAATCGGTTGATGTTACATTAATGGTAGACACTGGGGATGTTTATGTCAAGCAGATAATGACATTTCAGATTCAGCCAGTCTGATACTCATTAACACATTACAGTAGAAGAGTCTGTTTTAATTTACAGGTCAGACTTTGGGACTCTGGGATTAATGAATGCTCCTTTAATGATAATATTATGAAATaacatattatatttaaattatgCATTGACTTGCTTGAATATATTGAGTTGAATGATATAAAACAATGagaagcagcaaatcttcacattggAGAAGCTGTAACAActcatttttggcattttgttttaaagagaAGGGTTCATTTTCCTCACTCAACATTGCTTCATCAACTAATTTCAGCTCTTAAATACAATTTATTCTCTACTAAATTAGAGGAAAATATgggacctgtaaaataaagttttgtgATAGTTGTCATGggaatatagttttttttttatgggtaAAAGCACAcagtaaaactgtttttatatcCCTTTCCATTACTCATTCATTACATCATCCACTGTAAATAatatagaagtgtgtgtgtgtgtgtgtgtgtgtgtgtgtgtgtgtgtgtgtgtgtgtgtgtgtgtgtgtgtgtgtgtgtgtgtgtgtgtgtgtgtcaggtccTACAGAACATCTTGGAAGCAGAGACTGAATATTCGAGGGAGCTACAGAGTCTCCTGGGATCATACCTGCGTTCACTCCACCCGACAGACAGGTGGAGTTATTTTTACACcggttattgttttattgaacaGAACAGGATTttgaaggcacacacacagcagcatatCTATTGTAATACCAACAGAAGCTGTCTAACTTGTACAGAATATCAGACACAAGTATCACAGTATCAGATGCATACTGGATATTATATACTAGTACATAATACACATATTAGAAAATTCATTGTACACAAATAACCATCCCTCTATATAACAGCTTGGCaaatatattgatttgtttgtactattttttctcctcctctcctctgttgatGCAGACTCAGCAGTGTTGACATTAGTCACATTCAGGGAAATCTGGAGGAGATCTCAACTTTCCAGCAGATGTTGGTTCAGTCCTTGGAGGAGCACACAAAGTCAGTGCACCCCTCTTCTTTGTTTACTCCAAATGTACTCATAATACCTGCCTaaaacagagcttttttggAACAAGTTCAAATAGCACCAGTGTGTTTAATATTTGTGGCATCTGGCCCTGAggttaaaacacaatgattcttatattcatgggattatacactaattaaaacatacttacaattttattttccattactGCAAAGACTgttccactagatgtcactaaatatgaCAGACTAGTCCTTTAAACATTAAAAGCTCTTATTTTCACAATGACACAGTAACAGGTTTCCTACCCTAGGTGTTACTCAAAGATAACAACAATTATACATTACATGTTTCAGGACCCTCTAAAATCCACACAATAGTTTTGACATCCTGTTTGTCAGGCAATACTTTGAGTGTGAATGTAGGCAGTTATTATGGCAACACAGACATCTAGTGGTAGACTGAAGTAACACAGTCTATTGGTTAGTGCAGTGCAGCAAAAGGCAGCCCGTGTCTCTTTCAAGAAATGAGGCAACAAAGTTCAAGTTTTAAAGATAatttgttaatttaaaaaaaaagatgtttaaatttaaagcatAATCAACAAATGAAAGTGTAGTAGAAGAAGAACCAAGATGCAgcctttttgtgatttttttttttttattgctagATTTTTCCTCTGAATCCCACACTTGTCATGAATTCAAAGCTTTATATCCGTAATAAAATAATGCCGTTGTAATCCAGTCTAACATGTCCCTTGTCTTTTTGCAGACTCCCAGAGAATCAGCAGATGATAGGAGGGTTTTTCCTGAGTCTGATGCCCCAGACGAAGATCCTCTATTTGGCCTACTGCTCCACCcatccagctgctgtcaatgtACTCACCCAACACAGGTACAGTCACAGAAATACTGTGTGTGCAGGTTGTATCAACCACAAAATAAAACTCTCGGCCTAAAAGAGAAAATTGAGTTGTGTTTGAATATACAGCGTTTTGTATgcttatctctgtgtgtgtgtgtgtgtgtgtgtgtgtgtatcacagtGAGGAGCTGGGAGAGTACATGGAGTCAAAGGGGGCGTCCAGTCCAGGGATCCTGACCCTGACCACCAGTCTGAGTAAACCTTTCACGAGATTGGAGAGATACCCGACCCTGCTCAAAGAACTGGAGAGACACATGGAGGTTAGCCAGAATCTCTGACATATTATATGGTGATAATAGGCGACTGATGTTATTCAGTAAACCCCAGATAAATATTAACTGACTGAGTCTTACCAATCAACTGATGGTGTTTTCGGTGGGGattgtttcttcattttcatgttttattgttacattattttgattttaggACCAGCACCCTGACAGAGCTGACCTCCACACTTCTATGATGTCCTTTAAGAGCCTTGCAGtaagacacataaaaacacaaacacacatggctTGGTAATCTTTATGTATAATCACACCAGCTAACAGACAACAAGAAATATCTCACTGAatttctgcacatttctgtctttttgattgtttctgtttgtgtgtccagGCTCAGTGCCAGGAGgtaaggaagaagaaggacCTGGAGTTACAGATTTTAACCGAGCCAATCAGAAATTGGGAGGGGGATGACATCAGAACCCTCGGCCCTGTTCTCCACATGTCCCAGGTCACGGTCCACACTCAGAACTGTCAGGTATTGATCACAACTAAACTACACTCTGAGACACCTTTCTCTGTTGTCTCTCAAGTATAAAGAAGACTGTTGAGTTTGAGTGGCCATGGAAGAGGAAGTAAGAGATactttgtttgtcttttagGAGTTAAATGAACGCTACCTCATCCTCTTCCCTCACACTCTGCTCGTGCTTTCTGCAAGCCTGAGGATGAGCGGATTCATCTACCAGGTACATTTTCATGTGCTTTTTTCAACCCtaaaaaactgtgaaacattAATACATCTCTCCTGCTGCTAGTAAAGATTATTACTATGAGCACACAGTGATGTTTTAAGGATGACCCAGATATgtatatcaatatttttatcatctctcttctctcatctGGATATTAGCCACAGGACAGTGAGGGGATGTAGGTATAGAAcgtttcagtgtgtgtgcattataAGCTCTGCTCTCTGATCCATGAAGTAACAATTaacactgtgtttttgtgtgtgtctctgtaggGGAAGATGCCTCTGTCAGGAATGCTCATCTCCAGAATAGAAGATGGAGAAAACTTGAAGAATGCTTTTGAAATATCTGGTCAGCCCTCTCTCTCATTTAGCTTGTAGATCCCTCTCATTCCTACTGAACACAAGACTACATCACACCATTATGATTTTAGTATCCTCACACTGTATACCTGCAATGTTCCAGGCTAAATTGGTTTCCAGGCTGTGTCCAATGGCTGTTGGTGAATTTATActcctttttataatgtcatctGTAGCTGTTAAAAGTGCAACATAATAGTCTGGTTAGAAATCTCACCCAAAAACATCTCAGTGTGGTAAAAACATACATTATCACCATCAGTTATTAGCTAAACCACATGTTAGAAGTTCATACCCTTTCCCTGCATGTTGTGTAAAGGCATTACACGAAATGTTAGCAATCACTAGTTTACTGTACGAAATATTCTTTGGATAAAAAAAGTATTTCCCAAACTTGCCCACTTTTATCTTTTGATCAAATGTGACAGTTGTGTGCCCTCCTCATGCTTTTGTGCACATCTatacatttgtttgtgtatgtgtgttgttgtgcAGGTGGCCAGTCCGAGCGGATGCAGGTGGCGTGCAACAGTCAGCAGGATCTACAAGACTGGCTGGACCTTctcaccaaacacacacacacttcggCCACGcaaagacactcacacaggactcagtctgtctgtcacaCAGTAAGCCCTCCTTTTTTCTAAAGAATAACTCAATCATCCAGTTAGTCAGTTGATCCTCATCCAccttatctctctctcctcccttgttACCTCCTcaatcctcttttcctcccagTTGCCCTCCCACCCCGTCACTCCTTCCAGACACTCAGAGTCTCGTGCAGGGAGCAGCGGACACACCTACCACACTCTTCCCCATCCTTCATCATTTGGGACAGGCCTCAGCAGCAGCCCCATGTGGGGCCCCCTGGAGCCTCCGAGTACCCCCAAACCCTGGAGCCTCAGCTGCCTTCGCCCTGCGCCTCCACTGCGGCCCTCCGCTGCTATCTCCAACAAGGAGGTACTGTTCATGAGAATagtaaaaaacatattttatggttttctgTATAGTGTGCTGAGTTGTGTGAAATAAgaattaaaattacatttccaCTTTACATATTTGTCTCTCTTTGTTTGTAGGATATTAGTAAGAGCCCTAAGAATATGAAGAAGCTGCTCCCTAAGAGGAAGCCAGAGAGGAAACCCTCAGAAGAAGACTTCACTGTCAGAAAGAGTAAGTAAAGAATacacaattttatttttaattattggtCAAATCAAACTTTAATGAAACTGGTTACATTTGTATAAATTCATATCACAGTCACAGCCCCAACAACTGAGTCTgattcaatacattttcattatatttaacaatttaaatACCTCAGATATTCACACAACTAAATACCAAATTGCCCACATCTGCAGTAGAAGGTCAAGCTTTATAAAgataatgtgtgttaccttatTTACACAAAAATCCAACAAACTGTACTTCAATATGACCACCAGAGAGTGCAGCATTTAGGGATTTTATACCATCTCACCGGCCTCTTCTCTTGTCTCTCAGGTACAGCAGCTTTAGAGGAGGACGCTCAGATACTGAAAGTGATTGAGGCCTATTGTACCAGCGCTAAGACACGGCAGACTCTCAACTCCAgtgagcgcacacacacacacacacacacacacacacacacacacacacacacacacacacacacacacacacatcagtacattcatactgtatattaaatcaTCATAAACACGTTGTCATGAACACACCTGCTGAAACACTGCTCTGTCTTGTTGCTAACCAGTTTCTTCTCTGCT
The sequence above is drawn from the Scomber japonicus isolate fScoJap1 chromosome 24, fScoJap1.pri, whole genome shotgun sequence genome and encodes:
- the arhgef7b gene encoding rho guanine nucleotide exchange factor 7b, which produces MNSAEQTVTWLITLGVLESPKKSISDPEAFLQTSLQDGAVLCRLLERLRPGTVDKFFQEPRSDSECQKNITEFISGCGAFGVEPFEVNDLLQGLNFSKVLNSLVALNKATEDLGVPGDGVCVPHSSTLRIKSFDSLNTQSRSSKLLQPQYRSLDMSEGSGCGHVLVKARFAFQQTNEDELSFSKGDIISVSRQEDGGWWEGSFNGKTGWFPSNYVRELKGSDKTSDKPKSGTLRSPPKGFDTSIISKTYYNVVLQNILEAETEYSRELQSLLGSYLRSLHPTDRLSSVDISHIQGNLEEISTFQQMLVQSLEEHTKLPENQQMIGGFFLSLMPQTKILYLAYCSTHPAAVNVLTQHSEELGEYMESKGASSPGILTLTTSLSKPFTRLERYPTLLKELERHMEDQHPDRADLHTSMMSFKSLAAQCQEVRKKKDLELQILTEPIRNWEGDDIRTLGPVLHMSQVTVHTQNCQELNERYLILFPHTLLVLSASLRMSGFIYQGKMPLSGMLISRIEDGENLKNAFEISGGQSERMQVACNSQQDLQDWLDLLTKHTHTSATQRHSHRTQSVCHTLPSHPVTPSRHSESRAGSSGHTYHTLPHPSSFGTGLSSSPMWGPLEPPSTPKPWSLSCLRPAPPLRPSAAISNKEDISKSPKNMKKLLPKRKPERKPSEEDFTVRKSTAALEEDAQILKVIEAYCTSAKTRQTLNSSSSRKDVHMLFPEEEKIIVEETRSNGQTVMEERSLVDTVYSLKDEVQELKQDNKRMKRTLEEEQRARKELERIIRRVLKNMNDPTWDETNL